The Odocoileus virginianus isolate 20LAN1187 ecotype Illinois chromosome 3, Ovbor_1.2, whole genome shotgun sequence genome includes a window with the following:
- the IZUMO4 gene encoding izumo sperm-egg fusion protein 4 isoform X11 has product MRLARSGGGTNKGVELPLGVAAPGRGVKEVPEPSVARYRGEAYAAGGAGSCSSREGAVGWCAAEACGTGAPLVGARRSRERRGRRRRLVGGGRGRAMALLLCLGLTAALARGCLHCHGNFSDKFSFYRHHVNLKSWWVGDIPVSGSLLSDWSQDTMKELHLAIPAEITREKLNQVAAAVYQRMDQLYQGKMYFPGYFPNELRAIFREQVHLIQNAIIESRIDCQRHCGRQHSGRQQCRASSST; this is encoded by the exons ATGCGTCTGGCGCGGTCGGGAGGCGGGACCAACAAAGGGGTGGAGCTTCCTCTTGGAGTGGCCGCTCCTGGGCGGGGCGTGAAAGAGGTACCTGAGCCCTCGGTTGCCCGTTACAGGGGCGAGGCATACGCCGCGGGCGGGGCGGGGTCGTGTTCCTCCCGAGAGGGCGCCGTTGGTTGGTGCGCGGCGGAGGCTTGTGGCACGGGGGCGCCGTTGGTTGGTGCGCGGCGGTCGAGGGAGCGGCGCGGGAGGCGCCGTCGGTTGGTcggcggcgggcgggggcgggccaTGGCCCTGCTGCTGTGCCTGGGCCTGACAGCAGCGCTGGCCCGCGGCTGCTTGCACTGCCACGGTAACTTCTCGGATAAGTTTTCCTTCTACCGCCATCACGTGAACCTCAAGTCCTGGTGGGTGGGCGACATCCCCGTGTCGGGCTCGCTGCTCAGCGACTGGAGCCAGGACACAATGAAGGAGCTGCACCTGGCCATCCCCGCGGAGATCA CCCGGGAGAAGCTGAACCAAGTGGCGGCCGCCGTGTACCAGAGGATGGATCAACTGTACCAGGGAAAGATGTACTTCCCGG GGTATTTCCCCAACGAGCTGCGAGCTATCTTCCGGGAGCAAGTTCATCTCATCCAGAATGCCATCATCGAAA GCCGCATCGACTGTCAGCGTCACTGTG GTCGTCAGCACAGTGGGAGACAGCAGTGCAGGGCCTCCTCCAGTACAT AA
- the IZUMO4 gene encoding izumo sperm-egg fusion protein 4 isoform X9 — MRLARSGGGTNKGVELPLGVAAPGRGVKEVPEPSVARYRGEAYAAGGAGSCSSREGAVGWCAAEACGTGAPLVGARRSRERRGRRRRLVGGGRGRAMALLLCLGLTAALARGCLHCHGNFSDKFSFYRHHVNLKSWWVGDIPVSGSLLSDWSQDTMKELHLAIPAEITREKLNQVAAAVYQRMDQLYQGKMYFPGEGPIAAGWKLRVFPQRAASYLPGASSSHPECHHRKPHRLSASLWHLPVRDYLLHQLHGFACRLLWLQLRVVSTVGDSSAGPPPVHK; from the exons ATGCGTCTGGCGCGGTCGGGAGGCGGGACCAACAAAGGGGTGGAGCTTCCTCTTGGAGTGGCCGCTCCTGGGCGGGGCGTGAAAGAGGTACCTGAGCCCTCGGTTGCCCGTTACAGGGGCGAGGCATACGCCGCGGGCGGGGCGGGGTCGTGTTCCTCCCGAGAGGGCGCCGTTGGTTGGTGCGCGGCGGAGGCTTGTGGCACGGGGGCGCCGTTGGTTGGTGCGCGGCGGTCGAGGGAGCGGCGCGGGAGGCGCCGTCGGTTGGTcggcggcgggcgggggcgggccaTGGCCCTGCTGCTGTGCCTGGGCCTGACAGCAGCGCTGGCCCGCGGCTGCTTGCACTGCCACGGTAACTTCTCGGATAAGTTTTCCTTCTACCGCCATCACGTGAACCTCAAGTCCTGGTGGGTGGGCGACATCCCCGTGTCGGGCTCGCTGCTCAGCGACTGGAGCCAGGACACAATGAAGGAGCTGCACCTGGCCATCCCCGCGGAGATCA CCCGGGAGAAGCTGAACCAAGTGGCGGCCGCCGTGTACCAGAGGATGGATCAACTGTACCAGGGAAAGATGTACTTCCCGGGTGAGGGGCCCATCGCCGCGGGCTGGAAACTAAG GGTATTTCCCCAACGAGCTGCGAGCTATCTTCCGGGAGCAAGTTCATCTCATCCAGAATGCCATCATCGAAA GCCGCATCGACTGTCAGCGTCACTGTG GCATCTTCCAGTACGAGACTATCTCCTGCACCAACTGCACGGATTCGCATGTCGTCTGCTTTGGCTACAACTGCGA GTCGTCAGCACAGTGGGAGACAGCAGTGCAGGGCCTCCTCCAGTACAT AAATAA
- the IZUMO4 gene encoding izumo sperm-egg fusion protein 4 isoform X6 yields the protein MRLARSGGGTNKGVELPLGVAAPGRGVKEVPEPSVARYRGEAYAAGGAGSCSSREGAVGWCAAEACGTGAPLVGARRSRERRGRRRRLVGGGRGRAMALLLCLGLTAALARGCLHCHGNFSDKFSFYRHHVNLKSWWVGDIPVSGSLLSDWSQDTMKELHLAIPAEITREKLNQVAAAVYQRMDQLYQGKMYFPGEGPIAAGWKLRVFPQRAASYLPGASSSHPECHHRKPHRLSASLWSSAQWETAVQGLLQYIMDTNTSLISPSFTCLEPPHLANLTLENASECLMQH from the exons ATGCGTCTGGCGCGGTCGGGAGGCGGGACCAACAAAGGGGTGGAGCTTCCTCTTGGAGTGGCCGCTCCTGGGCGGGGCGTGAAAGAGGTACCTGAGCCCTCGGTTGCCCGTTACAGGGGCGAGGCATACGCCGCGGGCGGGGCGGGGTCGTGTTCCTCCCGAGAGGGCGCCGTTGGTTGGTGCGCGGCGGAGGCTTGTGGCACGGGGGCGCCGTTGGTTGGTGCGCGGCGGTCGAGGGAGCGGCGCGGGAGGCGCCGTCGGTTGGTcggcggcgggcgggggcgggccaTGGCCCTGCTGCTGTGCCTGGGCCTGACAGCAGCGCTGGCCCGCGGCTGCTTGCACTGCCACGGTAACTTCTCGGATAAGTTTTCCTTCTACCGCCATCACGTGAACCTCAAGTCCTGGTGGGTGGGCGACATCCCCGTGTCGGGCTCGCTGCTCAGCGACTGGAGCCAGGACACAATGAAGGAGCTGCACCTGGCCATCCCCGCGGAGATCA CCCGGGAGAAGCTGAACCAAGTGGCGGCCGCCGTGTACCAGAGGATGGATCAACTGTACCAGGGAAAGATGTACTTCCCGGGTGAGGGGCCCATCGCCGCGGGCTGGAAACTAAG GGTATTTCCCCAACGAGCTGCGAGCTATCTTCCGGGAGCAAGTTCATCTCATCCAGAATGCCATCATCGAAA GCCGCATCGACTGTCAGCGTCACTGTG GTCGTCAGCACAGTGGGAGACAGCAGTGCAGGGCCTCCTCCAGTACAT AATGGACACCAATACGAG CTTGATATCACCAAGCTTCACGTGTCTGGAGCCCCCACACCTGGCCAACCTGACTCTGGAAAACGCCTCCGAGTGTCTGATGCAGCACTGA
- the IZUMO4 gene encoding izumo sperm-egg fusion protein 4 isoform X10: MRLARSGGGTNKGVELPLGVAAPGRGVKEVPEPSVARYRGEAYAAGGAGSCSSREGAVGWCAAEACGTGAPLVGARRSRERRGRRRRLVGGGRGRAMALLLCLGLTAALARGCLHCHGNFSDKFSFYRHHVNLKSWWVGDIPVSGSLLSDWSQDTMKELHLAIPAEITREKLNQVAAAVYQRMDQLYQGKMYFPGEGPIAAGWKLRVFPQRAASYLPGASSSHPECHHRKGPRLDSWSQTISHMLQHKQQQ; encoded by the exons ATGCGTCTGGCGCGGTCGGGAGGCGGGACCAACAAAGGGGTGGAGCTTCCTCTTGGAGTGGCCGCTCCTGGGCGGGGCGTGAAAGAGGTACCTGAGCCCTCGGTTGCCCGTTACAGGGGCGAGGCATACGCCGCGGGCGGGGCGGGGTCGTGTTCCTCCCGAGAGGGCGCCGTTGGTTGGTGCGCGGCGGAGGCTTGTGGCACGGGGGCGCCGTTGGTTGGTGCGCGGCGGTCGAGGGAGCGGCGCGGGAGGCGCCGTCGGTTGGTcggcggcgggcgggggcgggccaTGGCCCTGCTGCTGTGCCTGGGCCTGACAGCAGCGCTGGCCCGCGGCTGCTTGCACTGCCACGGTAACTTCTCGGATAAGTTTTCCTTCTACCGCCATCACGTGAACCTCAAGTCCTGGTGGGTGGGCGACATCCCCGTGTCGGGCTCGCTGCTCAGCGACTGGAGCCAGGACACAATGAAGGAGCTGCACCTGGCCATCCCCGCGGAGATCA CCCGGGAGAAGCTGAACCAAGTGGCGGCCGCCGTGTACCAGAGGATGGATCAACTGTACCAGGGAAAGATGTACTTCCCGGGTGAGGGGCCCATCGCCGCGGGCTGGAAACTAAG GGTATTTCCCCAACGAGCTGCGAGCTATCTTCCGGGAGCAAGTTCATCTCATCCAGAATGCCATCATCGAAA ggggcccaggttagattcctggtcacaaactatatcccacatgctgcaacacaaacaacaacaataa
- the IZUMO4 gene encoding izumo sperm-egg fusion protein 4 isoform X3, protein MALLLCLGLTAALARGCLHCHGNFSDKFSFYRHHVNLKSWWVGDIPVSGSLLSDWSQDTMKELHLAIPAEITREKLNQVAAAVYQRMDQLYQGKMYFPGYFPNELRAIFREQVHLIQNAIIESRIDCQRHCGIFQYETISCTNCTDSHVVCFGYNCESSAQWETAVQGLLQYINKWHKMDTNTSLISPSFTCLEPPHLANLTLENASECLMQH, encoded by the exons aTGGCCCTGCTGCTGTGCCTGGGCCTGACAGCAGCGCTGGCCCGCGGCTGCTTGCACTGCCACGGTAACTTCTCGGATAAGTTTTCCTTCTACCGCCATCACGTGAACCTCAAGTCCTGGTGGGTGGGCGACATCCCCGTGTCGGGCTCGCTGCTCAGCGACTGGAGCCAGGACACAATGAAGGAGCTGCACCTGGCCATCCCCGCGGAGATCA CCCGGGAGAAGCTGAACCAAGTGGCGGCCGCCGTGTACCAGAGGATGGATCAACTGTACCAGGGAAAGATGTACTTCCCGG GGTATTTCCCCAACGAGCTGCGAGCTATCTTCCGGGAGCAAGTTCATCTCATCCAGAATGCCATCATCGAAA GCCGCATCGACTGTCAGCGTCACTGTG GCATCTTCCAGTACGAGACTATCTCCTGCACCAACTGCACGGATTCGCATGTCGTCTGCTTTGGCTACAACTGCGA GTCGTCAGCACAGTGGGAGACAGCAGTGCAGGGCCTCCTCCAGTACAT AAATAAGTGGCACAA AATGGACACCAATACGAG CTTGATATCACCAAGCTTCACGTGTCTGGAGCCCCCACACCTGGCCAACCTGACTCTGGAAAACGCCTCCGAGTGTCTGATGCAGCACTGA
- the IZUMO4 gene encoding izumo sperm-egg fusion protein 4 isoform X8: protein MRLARSGGGTNKGVELPLGVAAPGRGVKEVPEPSVARYRGEAYAAGGAGSCSSREGAVGWCAAEACGTGAPLVGARRSRERRGRRRRLVGGGRGRAMALLLCLGLTAALARGCLHCHGNFSDKFSFYRHHVNLKSWWVGDIPVSGSLLSDWSQDTMKELHLAIPAEITREKLNQVAAAVYQRMDQLYQGKMYFPGEGPIAAGWKLRVFPQRAASYLPGASSSHPECHHRKPHRLSASLCTSGVLQASSSTRLSPAPTARIRMSSALATTASRQHSGRQQCRASSST from the exons ATGCGTCTGGCGCGGTCGGGAGGCGGGACCAACAAAGGGGTGGAGCTTCCTCTTGGAGTGGCCGCTCCTGGGCGGGGCGTGAAAGAGGTACCTGAGCCCTCGGTTGCCCGTTACAGGGGCGAGGCATACGCCGCGGGCGGGGCGGGGTCGTGTTCCTCCCGAGAGGGCGCCGTTGGTTGGTGCGCGGCGGAGGCTTGTGGCACGGGGGCGCCGTTGGTTGGTGCGCGGCGGTCGAGGGAGCGGCGCGGGAGGCGCCGTCGGTTGGTcggcggcgggcgggggcgggccaTGGCCCTGCTGCTGTGCCTGGGCCTGACAGCAGCGCTGGCCCGCGGCTGCTTGCACTGCCACGGTAACTTCTCGGATAAGTTTTCCTTCTACCGCCATCACGTGAACCTCAAGTCCTGGTGGGTGGGCGACATCCCCGTGTCGGGCTCGCTGCTCAGCGACTGGAGCCAGGACACAATGAAGGAGCTGCACCTGGCCATCCCCGCGGAGATCA CCCGGGAGAAGCTGAACCAAGTGGCGGCCGCCGTGTACCAGAGGATGGATCAACTGTACCAGGGAAAGATGTACTTCCCGGGTGAGGGGCCCATCGCCGCGGGCTGGAAACTAAG GGTATTTCCCCAACGAGCTGCGAGCTATCTTCCGGGAGCAAGTTCATCTCATCCAGAATGCCATCATCGAAA GCCGCATCGACTGTCAGCGTCACTGTG CACCTCTGGTGTGTTGCAGGCATCTTCCAGTACGAGACTATCTCCTGCACCAACTGCACGGATTCGCATGTCGTCTGCTTTGGCTACAACTGCGA GTCGTCAGCACAGTGGGAGACAGCAGTGCAGGGCCTCCTCCAGTACAT AA
- the IZUMO4 gene encoding izumo sperm-egg fusion protein 4 isoform X1, whose product MRLARSGGGTNKGVELPLGVAAPGRGVKEVPEPSVARYRGEAYAAGGAGSCSSREGAVGWCAAEACGTGAPLVGARRSRERRGRRRRLVGGGRGRAMALLLCLGLTAALARGCLHCHGNFSDKFSFYRHHVNLKSWWVGDIPVSGSLLSDWSQDTMKELHLAIPAEITREKLNQVAAAVYQRMDQLYQGKMYFPGEGPIAAGWKLRVFPQRAASYLPGASSSHPECHHRKPHRLSASLWHLPVRDYLLHQLHGFACRLLWLQLRVVSTVGDSSAGPPPVHNGHQYELDITKLHVSGAPTPGQPDSGKRLRVSDAALKAAGPARPVPPWCRARTPLDRLGQTLWNRPTAARGPSSLGARSRARLGPGGGDGR is encoded by the exons ATGCGTCTGGCGCGGTCGGGAGGCGGGACCAACAAAGGGGTGGAGCTTCCTCTTGGAGTGGCCGCTCCTGGGCGGGGCGTGAAAGAGGTACCTGAGCCCTCGGTTGCCCGTTACAGGGGCGAGGCATACGCCGCGGGCGGGGCGGGGTCGTGTTCCTCCCGAGAGGGCGCCGTTGGTTGGTGCGCGGCGGAGGCTTGTGGCACGGGGGCGCCGTTGGTTGGTGCGCGGCGGTCGAGGGAGCGGCGCGGGAGGCGCCGTCGGTTGGTcggcggcgggcgggggcgggccaTGGCCCTGCTGCTGTGCCTGGGCCTGACAGCAGCGCTGGCCCGCGGCTGCTTGCACTGCCACGGTAACTTCTCGGATAAGTTTTCCTTCTACCGCCATCACGTGAACCTCAAGTCCTGGTGGGTGGGCGACATCCCCGTGTCGGGCTCGCTGCTCAGCGACTGGAGCCAGGACACAATGAAGGAGCTGCACCTGGCCATCCCCGCGGAGATCA CCCGGGAGAAGCTGAACCAAGTGGCGGCCGCCGTGTACCAGAGGATGGATCAACTGTACCAGGGAAAGATGTACTTCCCGGGTGAGGGGCCCATCGCCGCGGGCTGGAAACTAAG GGTATTTCCCCAACGAGCTGCGAGCTATCTTCCGGGAGCAAGTTCATCTCATCCAGAATGCCATCATCGAAA GCCGCATCGACTGTCAGCGTCACTGTG GCATCTTCCAGTACGAGACTATCTCCTGCACCAACTGCACGGATTCGCATGTCGTCTGCTTTGGCTACAACTGCGA GTCGTCAGCACAGTGGGAGACAGCAGTGCAGGGCCTCCTCCAGTACAT AATGGACACCAATACGAG CTTGATATCACCAAGCTTCACGTGTCTGGAGCCCCCACACCTGGCCAACCTGACTCTGGAAAACGCCTCCGAGTGTCTGATGCAGCACTGAAGGCGGCCGGGCCGGCCAGACCCGTTCCGCCGTGGTGCAGGGCCAGAACCCCACTGGACCGTCTCGGCCAGACCCTGTGGAACAGGCCTACTGCTGCCAGGGGCCCCAGCAGCCTTGGAGCCCGGAGCCGGGCCAGGCTGGGGccgggaggaggggatgggagatAG
- the IZUMO4 gene encoding izumo sperm-egg fusion protein 4 isoform X5, with the protein MRLARSGGGTNKGVELPLGVAAPGRGVKEVPEPSVARYRGEAYAAGGAGSCSSREGAVGWCAAEACGTGAPLVGARRSRERRGRRRRLVGGGRGRAMALLLCLGLTAALARGCLHCHGNFSDKFSFYRHHVNLKSWWVGDIPVSGSLLSDWSQDTMKELHLAIPAEITREKLNQVAAAVYQRMDQLYQGKMYFPGEGPIAAGWKLRVFPQRAASYLPGASSSHPECHHRKPHRLSASLWSSAQWETAVQGLLQYINKWHKMDTNTSLISPSFTCLEPPHLANLTLENASECLMQH; encoded by the exons ATGCGTCTGGCGCGGTCGGGAGGCGGGACCAACAAAGGGGTGGAGCTTCCTCTTGGAGTGGCCGCTCCTGGGCGGGGCGTGAAAGAGGTACCTGAGCCCTCGGTTGCCCGTTACAGGGGCGAGGCATACGCCGCGGGCGGGGCGGGGTCGTGTTCCTCCCGAGAGGGCGCCGTTGGTTGGTGCGCGGCGGAGGCTTGTGGCACGGGGGCGCCGTTGGTTGGTGCGCGGCGGTCGAGGGAGCGGCGCGGGAGGCGCCGTCGGTTGGTcggcggcgggcgggggcgggccaTGGCCCTGCTGCTGTGCCTGGGCCTGACAGCAGCGCTGGCCCGCGGCTGCTTGCACTGCCACGGTAACTTCTCGGATAAGTTTTCCTTCTACCGCCATCACGTGAACCTCAAGTCCTGGTGGGTGGGCGACATCCCCGTGTCGGGCTCGCTGCTCAGCGACTGGAGCCAGGACACAATGAAGGAGCTGCACCTGGCCATCCCCGCGGAGATCA CCCGGGAGAAGCTGAACCAAGTGGCGGCCGCCGTGTACCAGAGGATGGATCAACTGTACCAGGGAAAGATGTACTTCCCGGGTGAGGGGCCCATCGCCGCGGGCTGGAAACTAAG GGTATTTCCCCAACGAGCTGCGAGCTATCTTCCGGGAGCAAGTTCATCTCATCCAGAATGCCATCATCGAAA GCCGCATCGACTGTCAGCGTCACTGTG GTCGTCAGCACAGTGGGAGACAGCAGTGCAGGGCCTCCTCCAGTACAT AAATAAGTGGCACAA AATGGACACCAATACGAG CTTGATATCACCAAGCTTCACGTGTCTGGAGCCCCCACACCTGGCCAACCTGACTCTGGAAAACGCCTCCGAGTGTCTGATGCAGCACTGA
- the MOB3A gene encoding MOB kinase activator 3A, producing the protein MSNPFLKQVFNKDKTFRPKRKFEPGTQRFELHKKAQASLNAGLDLKLAVQLPAGEELNDWVAVHVVDFFNRVNLIYGTISDGCTERSCPIMSGGPKYEYRWQDEHKFRRPTALSAPRYMDLLMDWIEVQINNEDVFPTNVGTPFPKNFLQVVKKILSRLFRVFVHVYIHHFDRIAQLGSEAHVNTCYKHFYYFVTEFGLIDTKELEPLKEMTARMCH; encoded by the exons ATGTCCAACCCCTTCCTGAAGCAGGTCTTCAACAAGGACAAGACCTTCCGGCCCAAGCGCAAGTTCGAGCCAGGCACCCAACGCTTCGAGCTGCACAAGAAGGCGCAGGCCTCGCTGAACGCAGGGTTGGACCTGAAGCTGGCCGTGCAGCTGCCCGCTGGCGAGGAGCTCAACGACTGGGTGGCCGTGCATGTGGTGGACTTCTTCAACCGCGTCAACCTCATCTACGGCACCATCAGTGACGGCTGCACCGAGCGCTCCTGCCCCATCATGTCAGGCGGCCCCAAGTACGAGTACCGTTGGCAGGATGAGCACAAGTTCCGGCGGCCCACGGCACTGTCGGCCCCCCGCTACATGGACCTGCTCATGGACTGGATCGAGGTGCAGATCAACAATGAGGACGTCTTCCCCACCAACGTTG GCACGCCGTTCCCCAAGAACTTCCTGCAGGTGGTGAAGAAGATCCTGTCCCGGCTCTTCCGCGTGTTCGTGCATGTGTACATCCACCACTTCGACCGCATTGCGCAGCTAGGTTCAGAGGCTCACGTCAACACCTGCTACAAGCACTTCTACTACTTTGTCACTGAGTTCGGCCTCATCGACACCAAGGAGCTGGAGCCACTG AAAGAAATGACTGCACGGATGTGCCACTGA
- the IZUMO4 gene encoding izumo sperm-egg fusion protein 4 isoform X2: MRLARSGGGTNKGVELPLGVAAPGRGVKEVPEPSVARYRGEAYAAGGAGSCSSREGAVGWCAAEACGTGAPLVGARRSRERRGRRRRLVGGGRGRAMALLLCLGLTAALARGCLHCHGNFSDKFSFYRHHVNLKSWWVGDIPVSGSLLSDWSQDTMKELHLAIPAEITREKLNQVAAAVYQRMDQLYQGKMYFPGYFPNELRAIFREQVHLIQNAIIESRIDCQRHCAPLVCCRHLPVRDYLLHQLHGFACRLLWLQLRVVSTVGDSSAGPPPVHNGHQYELDITKLHVSGAPTPGQPDSGKRLRVSDAALKAAGPARPVPPWCRARTPLDRLGQTLWNRPTAARGPSSLGARSRARLGPGGGDGR; this comes from the exons ATGCGTCTGGCGCGGTCGGGAGGCGGGACCAACAAAGGGGTGGAGCTTCCTCTTGGAGTGGCCGCTCCTGGGCGGGGCGTGAAAGAGGTACCTGAGCCCTCGGTTGCCCGTTACAGGGGCGAGGCATACGCCGCGGGCGGGGCGGGGTCGTGTTCCTCCCGAGAGGGCGCCGTTGGTTGGTGCGCGGCGGAGGCTTGTGGCACGGGGGCGCCGTTGGTTGGTGCGCGGCGGTCGAGGGAGCGGCGCGGGAGGCGCCGTCGGTTGGTcggcggcgggcgggggcgggccaTGGCCCTGCTGCTGTGCCTGGGCCTGACAGCAGCGCTGGCCCGCGGCTGCTTGCACTGCCACGGTAACTTCTCGGATAAGTTTTCCTTCTACCGCCATCACGTGAACCTCAAGTCCTGGTGGGTGGGCGACATCCCCGTGTCGGGCTCGCTGCTCAGCGACTGGAGCCAGGACACAATGAAGGAGCTGCACCTGGCCATCCCCGCGGAGATCA CCCGGGAGAAGCTGAACCAAGTGGCGGCCGCCGTGTACCAGAGGATGGATCAACTGTACCAGGGAAAGATGTACTTCCCGG GGTATTTCCCCAACGAGCTGCGAGCTATCTTCCGGGAGCAAGTTCATCTCATCCAGAATGCCATCATCGAAA GCCGCATCGACTGTCAGCGTCACTGTG CACCTCTGGTGTGTTGCAGGCATCTTCCAGTACGAGACTATCTCCTGCACCAACTGCACGGATTCGCATGTCGTCTGCTTTGGCTACAACTGCGA GTCGTCAGCACAGTGGGAGACAGCAGTGCAGGGCCTCCTCCAGTACAT AATGGACACCAATACGAG CTTGATATCACCAAGCTTCACGTGTCTGGAGCCCCCACACCTGGCCAACCTGACTCTGGAAAACGCCTCCGAGTGTCTGATGCAGCACTGAAGGCGGCCGGGCCGGCCAGACCCGTTCCGCCGTGGTGCAGGGCCAGAACCCCACTGGACCGTCTCGGCCAGACCCTGTGGAACAGGCCTACTGCTGCCAGGGGCCCCAGCAGCCTTGGAGCCCGGAGCCGGGCCAGGCTGGGGccgggaggaggggatgggagatAG
- the IZUMO4 gene encoding izumo sperm-egg fusion protein 4 isoform X4 — protein MALLLCLGLTAALARGCLHCHGNFSDKFSFYRHHVNLKSWWVGDIPVSGSLLSDWSQDTMKELHLAIPAEITREKLNQVAAAVYQRMDQLYQGKMYFPGYFPNELRAIFREQVHLIQNAIIESRIDCQRHCGIFQYETISCTNCTDSHVVCFGYNCESSAQWETAVQGLLQYIMDTNTSLISPSFTCLEPPHLANLTLENASECLMQH, from the exons aTGGCCCTGCTGCTGTGCCTGGGCCTGACAGCAGCGCTGGCCCGCGGCTGCTTGCACTGCCACGGTAACTTCTCGGATAAGTTTTCCTTCTACCGCCATCACGTGAACCTCAAGTCCTGGTGGGTGGGCGACATCCCCGTGTCGGGCTCGCTGCTCAGCGACTGGAGCCAGGACACAATGAAGGAGCTGCACCTGGCCATCCCCGCGGAGATCA CCCGGGAGAAGCTGAACCAAGTGGCGGCCGCCGTGTACCAGAGGATGGATCAACTGTACCAGGGAAAGATGTACTTCCCGG GGTATTTCCCCAACGAGCTGCGAGCTATCTTCCGGGAGCAAGTTCATCTCATCCAGAATGCCATCATCGAAA GCCGCATCGACTGTCAGCGTCACTGTG GCATCTTCCAGTACGAGACTATCTCCTGCACCAACTGCACGGATTCGCATGTCGTCTGCTTTGGCTACAACTGCGA GTCGTCAGCACAGTGGGAGACAGCAGTGCAGGGCCTCCTCCAGTACAT AATGGACACCAATACGAG CTTGATATCACCAAGCTTCACGTGTCTGGAGCCCCCACACCTGGCCAACCTGACTCTGGAAAACGCCTCCGAGTGTCTGATGCAGCACTGA